The proteins below are encoded in one region of Heliomicrobium gestii:
- a CDS encoding Mur ligase family protein produces the protein MLHSPRMLAGLWAGKTAIWLTRRIGHGGTSFPGGLGRRIAPGLLSALAAQLKQGAMVITGTNGKTTTSKMLAEMIAASKLTLTHNRAGANLVGGITAAFIESASVGGSIASDLGVIEVDEATIPQLVREVRPKGVVVTNFFRDQLDRFGELDKTVTLVESALAALPPQSVAILNADDPLVASIGRHYKGRIVYFGIDDRSYGSREMTQSAETRFCRLCGHPLVYDWFFFGQLGHYRCDHCGFARPQPKIHVSQIELKGEDGSAFTVHAPQGSWRVELSTPGFYNIYNALAATAAALRLDLPERSIQAGLQGYRTNFGRMERLELDGGRRAFLALIKNPTGCDEVLRTLTQNRGPKRLLVIINDNAADGRDISWLWDADFEALAPVLPELRSVATSGLRGEDMALRLTYAGVAADALTYEPDVSQAIAAALEMTGPDETLYILPTYTALLEAKTALSNLGHSPRYWEE, from the coding sequence TTGTTACACTCACCACGCATGTTGGCTGGCCTCTGGGCCGGCAAGACGGCGATCTGGCTGACCCGCCGCATCGGGCACGGCGGCACATCCTTCCCCGGCGGCCTTGGCCGGCGCATCGCCCCCGGACTGCTTTCCGCCCTGGCTGCTCAGTTGAAACAGGGGGCCATGGTGATCACAGGAACCAACGGCAAAACGACCACATCGAAGATGCTCGCCGAGATGATCGCCGCGTCCAAACTGACGCTGACCCACAACCGAGCCGGCGCCAACCTGGTCGGCGGGATCACGGCCGCCTTCATCGAATCGGCCAGCGTGGGCGGCTCCATCGCCAGCGATCTGGGCGTCATCGAGGTCGATGAGGCCACCATCCCCCAACTGGTCCGGGAGGTGCGCCCGAAGGGTGTCGTCGTGACGAACTTCTTCCGCGACCAACTGGACCGCTTCGGCGAGTTGGACAAAACGGTCACCCTTGTGGAATCCGCCTTGGCGGCGCTTCCACCGCAATCGGTGGCCATCCTCAACGCCGACGATCCGCTGGTGGCCTCCATCGGGCGTCACTACAAGGGACGGATCGTCTACTTCGGCATCGATGATCGCTCCTACGGCAGCCGGGAGATGACCCAGTCGGCAGAGACGCGCTTCTGCCGGCTCTGCGGCCACCCGCTCGTCTATGACTGGTTTTTCTTCGGCCAACTCGGCCACTACCGCTGCGACCACTGCGGCTTTGCTCGGCCCCAGCCGAAGATTCACGTCTCCCAGATCGAACTGAAAGGGGAAGACGGCTCCGCCTTCACCGTCCACGCTCCCCAAGGAAGCTGGCGCGTCGAACTGTCCACCCCCGGCTTCTATAACATCTATAACGCCCTGGCCGCCACGGCTGCGGCGCTCCGGCTCGACCTGCCCGAGCGCTCGATCCAGGCCGGACTGCAGGGCTACCGCACGAACTTCGGCCGCATGGAGCGGCTGGAACTGGACGGCGGACGCCGCGCCTTTCTCGCCCTGATCAAAAACCCCACCGGCTGTGACGAGGTGCTGCGCACGCTCACCCAAAACCGGGGGCCGAAGCGCCTGCTCGTGATCATCAATGACAACGCCGCCGACGGCCGCGACATCTCTTGGCTCTGGGACGCCGACTTCGAAGCCCTCGCCCCGGTCCTGCCGGAACTGCGCAGCGTCGCCACCTCGGGCTTGCGCGGCGAAGACATGGCCCTGCGCCTCACCTACGCCGGCGTGGCAGCCGACGCCCTCACCTACGAGCCGGACGTCAGCCAGGCCATCGCCGCCGCCCTGGAGATGACCGGCCCCGACGAGACCCTCTACATCCTGCCGACCTACACAGCCCTGCTGGAGGCGAAGACGGCTCTGTCCAACCTGGGCCATTCGCCCCGCTACTGGGAGGAATAG
- a CDS encoding type 1 glutamine amidotransferase encodes MVQNDRRALRLVHLYPDLLNLYGDRGNIITLLRRCQWRGIPLTVERVSLHDRFAFADADLVFMGGGSDREQTLLFQDFQQHKGPALVEAAEAGLPLLSVCGGYQLLGRYYRTHTGEEMPGLGFFDAWTEAGSTRLIGNVVAEAPLLGEGMGLVGFENHSGRTFLGDRGGIQPLAQVIAGQGNNGKDKGEGAVYKNAIGTYLHGPVLPKNPALADWLLARALERRYGDGSLTPLADRWEQSAHDAVARRFASR; translated from the coding sequence ATGGTTCAAAACGACCGCCGCGCCCTGCGCCTCGTCCACCTCTATCCGGACCTGCTCAATCTCTACGGGGACCGGGGCAACATCATCACCCTGCTCCGGCGCTGCCAATGGCGCGGGATCCCCCTCACCGTCGAGCGGGTCTCCCTCCATGACCGTTTCGCCTTTGCCGACGCCGACCTGGTCTTCATGGGCGGCGGTTCGGACCGGGAACAGACACTGCTCTTCCAAGACTTTCAACAGCACAAAGGCCCCGCGCTCGTCGAGGCCGCCGAAGCGGGTTTGCCGCTGCTCTCCGTCTGCGGCGGTTACCAGCTCCTGGGCCGTTACTACCGCACCCACACGGGCGAGGAGATGCCCGGTTTGGGCTTTTTCGACGCCTGGACCGAGGCGGGCTCCACACGCCTGATCGGCAATGTGGTCGCCGAAGCGCCCCTTCTCGGCGAAGGCATGGGCCTGGTGGGTTTTGAAAACCACTCGGGCCGCACCTTCCTCGGCGACCGCGGCGGCATCCAACCCCTGGCCCAGGTGATCGCCGGCCAGGGCAACAACGGCAAAGACAAGGGAGAGGGCGCTGTCTATAAAAACGCGATCGGCACCTACCTGCACGGCCCCGTGCTCCCGAAAAATCCGGCCCTCGCCGACTGGTTGCTCGCCCGCGCGCTGGAACGACGCTACGGCGACGGCAGCCTGACGCCCCTCGCCGATCGCTGGGAGCAGAGCGCCCACGACGCCGTCGCGCGCCGCTTCGCCTCCCGGTAG
- a CDS encoding Ppx/GppA phosphatase family protein, with translation MRGKNNRWGAIDIGSNSVRFLAAELTEGGLKTLWRRLDTTRLGREVARSGDLHPEAVQRTLDVLATGLEAMASFGVQPGQVAAFATSAVREAGNGVAFCRRVGEELSLSVTILSGEREGHLSYEGAVDGLPGELVEGRIPVVVDIGGGSAEVVFRNGDWWRRSFPLGAVRLTESRLGKADVARLWAPAAEAIGRLRDLGGEPVLVGVGGTATTAAAIALELTLYDPERVQGYFLSLERLRAIGARLRALDLEARRQTPGLQPERADIILAGLLALETLLESANGDGFIASETDLLHCALKRRAAGQWPPEDERAR, from the coding sequence ATGAGAGGAAAGAACAATCGATGGGGCGCCATCGATATTGGGTCCAACTCGGTGCGTTTCCTGGCCGCAGAGCTGACTGAGGGAGGCCTGAAGACGCTGTGGCGACGCTTGGATACGACCCGCCTGGGGCGCGAGGTGGCCCGCAGCGGCGATCTGCATCCCGAGGCGGTGCAACGCACGCTCGATGTGCTGGCCACAGGGTTGGAGGCGATGGCCTCCTTCGGCGTTCAACCGGGCCAGGTCGCGGCCTTTGCCACGAGCGCTGTTCGGGAAGCGGGCAACGGCGTCGCTTTTTGCCGCCGTGTGGGGGAGGAACTCAGCCTTTCGGTGACCATCCTCTCCGGTGAGCGGGAGGGACATCTCAGCTATGAGGGCGCCGTCGACGGGCTGCCGGGCGAACTTGTGGAAGGGCGGATCCCTGTCGTTGTCGACATCGGCGGCGGCAGCGCTGAAGTGGTTTTTCGCAACGGTGACTGGTGGCGGCGGAGTTTTCCCCTGGGCGCCGTCCGGTTGACGGAGAGCCGTTTGGGCAAAGCGGACGTGGCCCGGCTCTGGGCGCCGGCCGCTGAGGCGATCGGGCGCCTGCGCGACCTTGGCGGAGAACCGGTGCTTGTGGGGGTGGGCGGCACGGCGACGACGGCGGCGGCCATCGCCCTGGAACTAACCCTTTACGATCCGGAAAGAGTACAGGGATATTTCTTGTCCCTGGAGCGGCTGCGCGCCATCGGCGCCAGGCTGCGCGCTCTCGATTTGGAGGCGCGGCGGCAGACGCCGGGGCTGCAGCCGGAGCGGGCCGACATCATCCTGGCCGGGTTGTTGGCCTTGGAGACGCTGCTGGAGTCTGCCAACGGTGACGGCTTTATCGCCAGTGAGACCGACCTGCTCCACTGCGCCCTCAAACGACGGGCAGCGGGACAGTGGCCGCCGGAAGATGAGCGTGCTCGGTAA
- a CDS encoding FtsB family cell division protein: MAQPAQTEQQQQQQTQRQQQVRESSEQGRPRRQRRADKGISRGKKWALVAAVIGLFALAAIPPILQQRQLVRESDRLSVELEQVRAERQQLEKDKQWFATDAYVEQVARQQLGLVKPGEMMVVRTRPGNALKKEVQHTQEIRD; encoded by the coding sequence TTGGCGCAGCCGGCACAGACGGAACAACAACAGCAGCAGCAGACGCAGCGGCAACAGCAAGTGCGGGAATCTTCGGAACAAGGGCGTCCGCGGCGACAGCGGCGCGCGGACAAAGGCATCAGCAGAGGCAAAAAGTGGGCCCTTGTGGCCGCCGTCATCGGCCTGTTCGCGCTGGCGGCGATCCCGCCCATTTTGCAGCAACGCCAGTTGGTCCGCGAGTCGGACAGGCTGTCGGTGGAACTGGAACAGGTGCGGGCTGAGCGACAGCAGCTAGAGAAGGATAAACAGTGGTTCGCCACAGACGCCTATGTGGAGCAGGTGGCCCGGCAACAGTTGGGACTGGTGAAACCGGGGGAGATGATGGTCGTGCGGACCCGCCCCGGCAACGCCCTGAAGAAGGAAGTTCAGCATACCCAGGAGATTCGCGATTAA
- the yabQ gene encoding spore cortex biosynthesis protein YabQ, which yields MTPVVQQVYGFVLSAVGGLVLGTAFDLYRTLVRVGRRRWWVAVADVLMWIIGAGLFFLLLLWGHWGEVRFYVFLGLAGGLAVYYRYMTEEVRAFWEGMLELILHLLQTLGYLVTFPFILLYRSGRRALRWLYLTGGRCRRWSRDRLWTPLRKAASHGKARLGRMSNQSRQFFGQRTAVLRRRLGRGTAGMGQRFSGRLRALWRRPPKQPPTP from the coding sequence GTGACGCCGGTAGTCCAACAGGTCTACGGGTTTGTCTTGTCGGCTGTGGGCGGTCTGGTTCTTGGAACGGCTTTTGACCTGTACCGGACGCTGGTGCGGGTGGGCCGGCGAAGGTGGTGGGTCGCTGTCGCCGATGTGCTCATGTGGATCATTGGCGCGGGGCTGTTTTTCTTGCTGCTCCTCTGGGGTCACTGGGGGGAGGTTCGCTTCTACGTTTTTCTCGGGTTGGCCGGCGGACTGGCTGTCTATTACCGCTATATGACCGAGGAGGTTCGCGCCTTTTGGGAGGGCATGCTGGAACTGATCCTCCATCTGCTGCAAACCTTGGGGTACCTGGTGACGTTCCCTTTTATCTTGCTCTACCGCTCCGGCCGAAGGGCGCTCCGCTGGCTCTATTTGACGGGAGGCAGGTGCCGCCGGTGGAGCCGCGACCGCCTCTGGACGCCCTTGCGCAAAGCGGCGAGTCATGGGAAGGCGCGCCTGGGGCGGATGTCGAATCAATCCCGCCAGTTTTTCGGACAACGAACGGCAGTCCTTCGTCGCCGCTTGGGCCGAGGAACGGCAGGCATGGGCCAACGGTTCTCCGGCCGCCTGCGCGCCTTATGGCGCCGGCCGCCGAAACAGCCGCCCACGCCATAA
- the yabP gene encoding sporulation protein YabP produces MDVHGDKAHGFAVTDRKSITIRGVTQVGAFDEVEIYMATVRGPLLLRGEGLQITQLNLDDKILSVEGRIDSVQYVEEQSPQNLKQKGKNLLERLLR; encoded by the coding sequence ATGGATGTTCATGGCGATAAAGCCCACGGGTTTGCCGTCACCGACCGGAAGAGCATCACCATCCGCGGCGTCACCCAGGTAGGCGCTTTTGACGAGGTGGAGATCTACATGGCGACGGTGCGCGGTCCCTTGCTGTTGCGCGGCGAGGGGTTGCAGATCACGCAACTGAACCTGGATGATAAAATCTTGTCGGTGGAGGGCCGGATCGACTCGGTCCAATATGTGGAGGAGCAGTCTCCCCAGAATCTGAAGCAGAAGGGCAAGAACCTGCTGGAGCGCCTGTTGCGCTAG
- a CDS encoding RNA-binding S4 domain-containing protein codes for MRLDKYLKVSRIIKRRTLAKEVCDGGRVTVNGRPAKAGTEVSPGDRLVLQFPQKRIEVEIVDVKENARVDEAKELYRLLSEEALSRD; via the coding sequence TTGCGTCTCGACAAATACCTTAAAGTATCGCGCATCATCAAACGGCGCACCTTGGCCAAAGAGGTTTGCGATGGCGGCCGCGTGACCGTCAATGGACGGCCGGCCAAAGCGGGAACGGAGGTTTCGCCGGGCGATCGGCTGGTGTTGCAGTTCCCGCAAAAACGCATCGAGGTGGAGATCGTCGATGTGAAGGAGAATGCGCGCGTTGACGAGGCGAAAGAACTCTATCGCCTTCTCTCCGAGGAGGCCCTTTCCCGCGATTGA
- a CDS encoding HU family DNA-binding protein → MNKTELVSAVAEKAQLTKKDAEKAVNAFFTAVEEALKAGDKVQLVGFGTFEIRERKARTGRNPQTGETITIEASKTPAFKAGKALRDAVEA, encoded by the coding sequence GTGAATAAGACCGAATTGGTGAGTGCGGTCGCCGAAAAGGCCCAACTAACCAAGAAGGATGCCGAAAAAGCCGTCAATGCCTTCTTCACTGCGGTGGAAGAGGCCTTGAAAGCGGGAGACAAGGTGCAGTTGGTTGGTTTTGGGACTTTCGAAATCCGCGAACGGAAAGCGCGGACCGGTCGCAACCCCCAAACGGGCGAAACCATTACCATAGAGGCGTCGAAAACGCCAGCCTTCAAGGCGGGAAAAGCGCTGCGCGACGCCGTCGAAGCATAA